Proteins encoded by one window of Erysipelothrix rhusiopathiae:
- a CDS encoding MarR family winged helix-turn-helix transcriptional regulator has protein sequence MTNLKTLTILFRTHQNILEQVKESIKDFDINVNEFQALEALYHKGKLTTQALCDTVLVPGSSMTYVVDQLEKKGLVVRLKDEKDRRINYVMLSPKGLNDTEIIYNKHYEEMRKRFDKLTSEEEVTLQNLLKKIGKEG, from the coding sequence ATGACAAATCTCAAGACACTCACTATACTTTTTCGAACACATCAAAATATTCTAGAACAAGTTAAAGAAAGCATTAAAGATTTTGATATTAATGTTAATGAATTTCAAGCACTTGAAGCACTTTATCATAAAGGAAAACTTACAACACAAGCTCTTTGTGATACAGTTCTTGTACCTGGAAGCAGTATGACATATGTCGTAGATCAGTTAGAGAAAAAGGGTCTTGTAGTTCGATTAAAAGACGAGAAAGATCGCAGAATAAACTATGTAATGCTCAGTCCTAAAGGATTAAATGATACAGAAATCATCTATAACAAACATTACGAAGAAATGCGTAAGCGATTCGATAAACTTACGTCAGAAGAAGAAGTAACACTTCAAAATCTTTTAAAGAAAATAGGAAAGGAAGGATAG
- a CDS encoding alpha/beta hydrolase, producing the protein MIHKMIPGKSERTIIGLHGTGGTEEDMIQIAHYIDPDATYIGIRGNIVETGMNRYFKRIDMKTFDLESLNHESIILKNEILTLLKTYDRSMEEVSVVGYSNGANITLNLLKMDVDFFKQVVLFHPMHVQPSIPFPKHLQTRVFITSGAGDPYMDVQDIEVMVEELRESKIFVTHFHTQHGHQLIPEEIKQARDFYEI; encoded by the coding sequence ATGATCCATAAAATGATTCCAGGGAAATCTGAACGTACAATCATTGGTTTACATGGAACTGGTGGCACGGAAGAAGACATGATTCAGATTGCACATTATATTGATCCAGACGCTACATATATTGGGATTCGGGGTAATATCGTGGAAACCGGAATGAACCGATATTTCAAACGTATCGACATGAAAACATTTGATTTAGAAAGTTTGAATCACGAGTCTATAATCTTAAAAAATGAAATTCTTACATTACTTAAAACATATGATCGTTCTATGGAAGAAGTATCTGTTGTAGGATATTCAAACGGTGCAAATATTACATTGAATTTACTAAAAATGGATGTAGATTTCTTTAAACAAGTAGTCTTATTTCACCCAATGCATGTACAACCGAGCATTCCATTTCCCAAGCATCTACAAACCCGTGTATTTATAACAAGTGGTGCGGGTGATCCCTATATGGATGTCCAAGATATTGAAGTAATGGTTGAAGAATTACGAGAATCTAAGATTTTTGTAACACACTTTCATACGCAGCATGGTCATCAATTAATTCCTGAAGAAATTAAACAAGCACGTGACTTTTATGAAATTTAA
- a CDS encoding flavin reductase family protein encodes MKFKIQDLSAKDRYKFLTGSVVPRPIAWITTRNSDESINLAPFSYFSLVATEVPIVSVAINRNKGKLKDTSKNLLQTRECVIHIANHEFVEAMNASSMTLPYGESEVSKLNLETQSSVMIETPSLKDVKIKLETVLFSHQEIENEDGVCTDMFLLKVLHLDIDDSIFIQENRYIDVNKFGPIARLAGNQFAEIKPVFTLKRPK; translated from the coding sequence ATGAAATTTAAAATTCAAGATTTAAGTGCTAAGGATCGCTACAAATTTTTGACAGGAAGTGTAGTACCCCGTCCAATTGCTTGGATAACAACACGGAACTCAGATGAATCCATAAATCTGGCGCCTTTCAGTTATTTTAGTCTCGTTGCTACGGAAGTCCCTATTGTTTCGGTTGCAATTAACCGAAATAAAGGAAAATTAAAAGACACAAGTAAAAATCTCTTACAAACTCGTGAATGTGTGATTCATATTGCGAATCATGAGTTTGTTGAAGCCATGAATGCGAGTTCGATGACACTTCCTTATGGAGAAAGTGAAGTATCTAAACTCAATCTCGAAACACAATCAAGTGTGATGATCGAAACTCCAAGTCTTAAAGATGTAAAGATAAAACTTGAAACTGTACTATTTAGCCATCAAGAAATTGAAAATGAGGATGGAGTATGTACAGATATGTTTCTACTTAAAGTACTTCATTTGGACATTGATGATTCAATTTTTATCCAGGAGAATCGTTACATCGATGTAAATAAATTCGGTCCTATCGCTCGTCTTGCAGGAAATCAATTCGCAGAAATCAAACCGGTGTTTACATTAAAACGTCCTAAATAA
- a CDS encoding hydroxymethylglutaryl-CoA reductase, degradative: MYNKFYKKTITERRNVLNDQKNYDFDLDIPLSSEIYEHMIENAVTTYEIPMGCAPNFLINNQDYVIPMVTEEPSVIAAASNAAKIMKHNGGIHARIYKRNMIGQIAFANPHNQIAMIQYLDDNRDLLFKIAHDAYPSIVKRGGGLRHIHTAFINKPHKTPFLIVYCTIDTQEAMGANMMNTILEAIGNHLESVFDEHPLMAILSNLATECLAEARVIIDPQTLRFPDDIALRIQQASHLAEVDPYRAATHNKGIMNGIDAVVIATGNDWRAIEASVHSYASLTGSYQPLATWCINSDNMIEGTIKLPLPIGTVGGSIAIHPKAQLSRKILGYQNAEELMMILASVGLAQNFAALYALTTVGIQNGHMKLQAKSLALAVGCPSEDVDRLVAKLLKEPKLNQDVAKKLLQEL; this comes from the coding sequence ATGTACAATAAATTTTATAAAAAAACGATAACAGAACGTCGTAATGTATTAAATGATCAAAAGAATTACGATTTCGATCTTGATATTCCTCTGAGCTCAGAGATTTATGAACATATGATAGAAAATGCGGTCACTACGTATGAAATCCCAATGGGTTGTGCTCCAAATTTCTTGATAAACAATCAAGACTATGTCATTCCTATGGTAACTGAGGAACCTTCTGTAATCGCTGCCGCAAGTAATGCCGCGAAAATCATGAAGCATAATGGAGGCATCCACGCTCGTATTTATAAGCGCAATATGATCGGACAAATTGCCTTTGCGAATCCTCATAATCAAATAGCAATGATTCAGTACTTAGATGATAACCGCGATTTATTATTTAAAATTGCACATGACGCATACCCTTCTATTGTTAAACGTGGTGGTGGTCTACGTCATATTCATACTGCGTTTATCAACAAGCCCCATAAAACACCTTTTTTAATTGTTTATTGTACTATTGATACCCAAGAAGCCATGGGTGCAAACATGATGAATACAATCTTAGAAGCAATTGGAAATCATCTTGAATCAGTCTTCGATGAACATCCACTCATGGCCATATTATCGAACCTCGCAACCGAATGTTTGGCAGAAGCACGTGTTATAATTGATCCCCAAACACTTCGTTTCCCTGATGATATCGCCTTACGAATCCAACAAGCAAGTCATCTTGCGGAAGTAGACCCTTACCGTGCTGCAACACATAATAAGGGAATCATGAATGGTATCGATGCCGTTGTTATCGCAACAGGAAATGATTGGCGAGCAATCGAAGCCTCTGTGCATAGTTATGCATCGCTCACAGGCAGCTATCAACCGCTAGCCACATGGTGTATAAATTCAGACAACATGATTGAAGGTACAATTAAACTTCCGCTTCCAATTGGTACTGTCGGTGGTTCCATTGCAATCCACCCTAAGGCACAGTTGAGTCGTAAAATTTTAGGATATCAGAATGCTGAAGAACTGATGATGATTCTAGCATCTGTTGGGCTCGCACAAAACTTCGCAGCTCTTTACGCACTTACAACTGTTGGAATTCAAAATGGTCATATGAAACTTCAAGCAAAATCTCTAGCCTTAGCTGTGGGATGTCCTTCTGAAGATGTTGATCGTCTTGTAGCGAAATTACTCAAAGAACCTAAGTTAAATCAAGATGTTGCTAAAAAATTACTTCAAGAATTATAA
- a CDS encoding L-lactate dehydrogenase produces MKTNKVSIIGAGFVGSTTAFALMNSNIASEIVIVDINKEKAQGEAMDLDQGRVFVSPVKIIAGDYPETQGSDIVIITAGLAQKPGETRIDLVNRNIKIYEELVPNIVKYNPDAILLVVSNPVDILTHITYKLSGFPAERVIGSGTVLDTARFQSMLANKFEVDARNIHANIIGEHGDSEIATWSLTTVAGLTIDQYCENVGIEFTEETRQKVTHDVKTAAYEIIDRKGYTNYAVALAITRIVNAILRDENSILTVSSLQDGAYGIEDVYISVPTVVGRTGVKHVIEVPYSSNEVEALQESAEMLRDIVSQSNL; encoded by the coding sequence ATGAAAACAAATAAAGTTTCAATTATCGGTGCAGGATTCGTCGGTTCAACAACAGCTTTTGCGTTAATGAATAGCAATATTGCATCTGAAATCGTAATCGTTGATATTAACAAAGAAAAAGCACAAGGTGAGGCAATGGACTTGGACCAAGGTCGCGTATTTGTTTCTCCCGTTAAGATAATTGCGGGTGACTATCCCGAGACTCAAGGATCAGATATTGTAATTATTACAGCGGGTTTAGCTCAAAAACCTGGTGAAACACGTATTGATCTTGTAAATCGTAATATTAAGATTTATGAAGAGTTAGTTCCTAATATCGTAAAATATAACCCAGATGCTATTTTACTTGTGGTGTCAAACCCAGTTGATATTTTGACACATATTACTTATAAACTATCTGGATTTCCAGCAGAACGTGTTATCGGTTCAGGAACGGTATTGGATACAGCACGCTTCCAATCGATGTTAGCGAATAAATTTGAAGTTGACGCTCGAAACATTCACGCAAATATTATTGGAGAACATGGCGATAGTGAAATCGCTACATGGTCTTTAACTACAGTTGCTGGACTTACAATTGACCAGTATTGTGAGAATGTTGGTATTGAGTTTACAGAAGAAACGCGTCAAAAAGTTACACATGACGTAAAGACTGCAGCTTATGAAATCATTGACAGAAAAGGTTATACAAACTACGCTGTTGCACTCGCAATTACACGTATTGTGAATGCGATTTTAAGAGATGAGAATTCAATTTTAACGGTCTCAAGTCTTCAAGATGGTGCATACGGTATCGAAGACGTTTATATTTCAGTTCCTACAGTAGTGGGAAGAACTGGAGTTAAGCATGTTATTGAAGTTCCTTACAGTTCCAATGAGGTTGAAGCACTTCAGGAATCTGCGGAAATGTTGAGAGATATTGTTTCACAGTCGAATTTATAA
- the typA gene encoding translational GTPase TypA, whose translation MKKIINIAVIAHVDAGKSTLVDAMLKSAGVFHENQVVLDQVMDSDDIERERGITIYSKNCSVNYGDIKINIVDTPGHADFSSEVERIIKTVDTVILLVDSAEGPMPQTRFVLKKSLEAGLKPILLINKIDKPDRRVEEVIEEVYELFMDLDATDEQLEFPILYGIAKKYIVQKTLEEEGTNIKPLFDTIVEHTPLYPDYDNDPLQFQISSLAYDEYVGRLGIGRITKGQVKRGQAVVVADNDGNTKRQNVSKIFTYDGLKRIETDVAYAGDIVLVSGIDDISIGNTLCDVNHIEPLPPIVIEEPTLSMNFMVNASPFAGKDGKYVTSRNIKERLEKELEVNVGLRVEATESADSFKVSGRGELHLSILIENMRREGYELAISKPRVITQEIDGRKCEPIEEVIVEVPEKYSGTMISQISLRQGELTNMEEDRGMVKQYWNVPTRGLIGFRGDFINMTHGEGTMIRQFHGYEPMKGAISQRSNGSMVSTETGKSMTYSIFNLQERGQFFIGAQTDVYEGMILGIAARDTDMDVNPTKNKKATAVRSSGRDEAMKLTPPIPLTLEYALEFIRDDELVEVTPNFLRLRKRYLKAIDRKRAGRSDID comes from the coding sequence ATGAAAAAAATTATTAATATAGCAGTTATCGCGCACGTTGATGCGGGAAAATCTACACTAGTTGATGCAATGCTTAAATCAGCTGGTGTTTTCCATGAAAATCAAGTTGTTCTAGATCAAGTTATGGACAGCGATGATATTGAACGTGAACGTGGTATCACAATCTATTCCAAAAACTGTAGTGTAAATTATGGTGACATCAAAATTAATATCGTTGATACACCAGGCCACGCCGACTTCTCAAGTGAAGTAGAGCGTATAATTAAAACCGTAGATACAGTTATTCTCCTTGTGGATAGTGCAGAAGGTCCTATGCCACAAACACGCTTTGTACTTAAAAAATCACTCGAGGCCGGTCTAAAACCAATCTTATTAATTAATAAAATTGATAAACCCGATCGCCGTGTTGAAGAAGTAATCGAAGAAGTATATGAATTATTCATGGATCTAGATGCTACTGACGAACAATTAGAATTCCCAATTCTTTATGGTATTGCGAAGAAATATATTGTTCAAAAAACACTTGAAGAAGAAGGAACAAATATCAAACCGTTGTTTGATACGATTGTGGAACACACACCACTTTACCCAGATTATGACAATGATCCGTTACAATTCCAAATTTCCTCACTTGCTTATGATGAATATGTTGGACGTTTAGGTATTGGTCGTATTACTAAGGGTCAAGTTAAACGTGGACAAGCAGTCGTTGTTGCTGACAATGATGGAAATACAAAACGCCAAAACGTTTCTAAAATCTTTACATATGATGGATTGAAACGTATTGAAACAGATGTAGCCTATGCAGGAGATATCGTACTTGTTTCAGGTATTGATGATATTTCTATTGGAAATACGCTCTGTGACGTAAATCATATTGAACCACTTCCTCCAATCGTAATTGAAGAACCAACACTATCCATGAACTTTATGGTTAATGCTTCTCCATTTGCTGGAAAAGATGGTAAATATGTTACATCACGTAACATTAAAGAACGTCTTGAAAAAGAACTTGAAGTTAATGTTGGATTACGTGTTGAAGCAACCGAATCTGCAGACTCATTTAAAGTTTCAGGTCGTGGAGAACTTCACTTATCAATCTTAATTGAAAATATGCGTCGTGAAGGCTATGAGCTTGCAATCAGTAAACCTCGTGTTATTACACAGGAGATTGATGGACGTAAATGTGAACCGATTGAAGAAGTAATTGTTGAAGTGCCAGAAAAATACTCAGGAACAATGATCAGCCAAATTAGTTTACGACAAGGTGAACTTACAAATATGGAAGAAGATCGTGGAATGGTTAAACAATACTGGAATGTTCCTACACGTGGACTTATTGGTTTCCGTGGAGACTTCATTAATATGACTCATGGTGAAGGAACAATGATCCGTCAATTCCATGGTTATGAACCAATGAAGGGTGCAATTTCACAACGTTCAAATGGTTCAATGGTTTCAACTGAAACTGGAAAATCAATGACATACTCAATCTTCAACCTTCAAGAACGTGGTCAATTCTTTATTGGCGCACAAACAGATGTTTATGAAGGAATGATTTTAGGTATTGCAGCACGTGATACCGATATGGATGTTAATCCAACAAAAAATAAAAAAGCAACTGCTGTTCGTAGTTCAGGACGTGATGAAGCAATGAAGCTAACACCACCGATTCCATTGACACTTGAATATGCACTCGAGTTTATTCGTGATGATGAACTTGTTGAAGTAACACCGAACTTCCTAAGATTACGTAAACGTTATTTAAAAGCAATTGATCGTAAACGAGCAGGTCGTTCAGATATTGATTAA
- the tgt gene encoding tRNA guanosine(34) transglycosylase Tgt, translated as MSLGNKPLKLTLIKKSNESKARLTTIETHHGTVETPMFMPVGTLASVKFLSPEDLRKIGSQVILSNTYHLWLRPGEDVVRQAGGLHKFMNYNGPILTDSGGFQVFSLGKIRTISEEGVEFRSHLSGEKLFLTPEKAIQVQNALGPDIMMSFDECPPYPATYEYMKNSVERTIRWAARGKAAHQNPETQALFGIVQGGKYADLREHCAKELVAMDFPGYSIGGTSVGEPKDVMWQMIDHTIDFLPEDKPRYLMGVGSVDAIFEGVLRGVDMFDCVLPTRIARHGTAMTSTGRVNIKNRKWEYDFSPLDENCDCECCQNYTKSYLRHLIRCNEGFGMRLLSIHNLRFLLKLMEDIREAIKEDRLLQLRDEVYESYGITGDDHPGW; from the coding sequence ATGAGTTTAGGCAATAAACCATTGAAGTTGACTTTAATTAAAAAATCAAATGAATCCAAGGCGCGTCTTACAACTATTGAAACGCACCATGGTACTGTTGAAACACCGATGTTTATGCCGGTAGGGACGCTAGCAAGCGTAAAATTTCTGTCACCAGAAGATTTACGTAAAATAGGTTCCCAAGTTATTTTAAGTAATACGTATCACCTATGGTTAAGACCTGGGGAAGATGTAGTTCGTCAAGCTGGCGGACTCCACAAATTTATGAATTATAATGGACCAATTTTAACAGACAGTGGCGGATTTCAAGTGTTCTCACTTGGAAAAATTCGTACAATTTCTGAAGAGGGTGTTGAGTTTAGAAGTCACCTTAGCGGTGAGAAACTATTCTTAACGCCTGAAAAAGCAATTCAGGTTCAAAATGCATTAGGACCAGACATTATGATGAGTTTCGATGAATGTCCTCCTTATCCTGCAACTTATGAATATATGAAAAATTCTGTAGAGCGCACAATTCGTTGGGCTGCTCGTGGTAAAGCTGCACATCAAAATCCTGAGACACAAGCGTTATTCGGTATTGTCCAGGGTGGTAAGTATGCTGACCTTCGTGAGCATTGCGCTAAAGAATTAGTTGCAATGGATTTCCCAGGTTATTCAATCGGGGGAACAAGCGTTGGTGAACCCAAAGATGTTATGTGGCAAATGATCGATCATACGATTGATTTCTTACCTGAAGATAAACCTCGTTATTTAATGGGTGTAGGAAGTGTTGATGCAATTTTCGAAGGCGTACTACGTGGTGTTGATATGTTTGACTGCGTATTACCTACTCGAATTGCTCGACATGGTACAGCAATGACCTCTACAGGTCGTGTTAATATTAAAAACCGTAAGTGGGAATATGATTTTTCTCCACTTGATGAAAATTGTGACTGCGAATGCTGTCAAAACTATACAAAATCTTATTTACGACACTTAATACGTTGTAATGAAGGATTTGGTATGCGTCTTCTATCCATTCATAACCTTCGATTCTTATTGAAACTCATGGAAGACATCCGTGAGGCAATTAAAGAAGATCGTTTACTTCAACTTCGTGATGAAGTTTATGAGAGTTATGGCATTACAGGAGATGACCATCCAGGATGGTAA
- the queA gene encoding tRNA preQ1(34) S-adenosylmethionine ribosyltransferase-isomerase QueA, translating into MNVNDFDFDLPEELIAQTPAEKRSESRLLVVDGMNLEDKRFYNIIDYLNEGDVLVLNDTRVIAARLFGEKPETGAHVELLILKFEGKTAECLVGNAKVVKLGTELSFGDGQLKAICTHVGDEGLRNFDLIFDGIFLEILDELGQMPLPPYIHERLEDKERYQTVYSRVEGSAAAPTAGLHFTPELLDAIQAKGITIAPVTLHVGLGTFRPVKVDNVLEHKMHSEAYTMTQDTADILNTAKREGRRIIAVGTTSVRTLETVMSKYGTFKECQGNSEIFIYPGYEWKAVDAIITNFHLPKSTLIMLVSAFMGKEEIDHAYKHAVDSKYRFFSFGDSMFLKARNIK; encoded by the coding sequence ATGAATGTAAATGATTTTGATTTTGATTTGCCAGAGGAACTAATTGCACAAACTCCTGCTGAAAAGCGAAGTGAATCGCGATTACTTGTTGTTGATGGAATGAACCTAGAAGATAAACGCTTCTACAATATTATTGATTATTTAAATGAGGGTGATGTTTTAGTTTTAAATGATACCCGTGTTATCGCAGCGCGTTTATTTGGAGAGAAACCGGAAACAGGCGCACATGTTGAATTATTAATTCTAAAATTTGAAGGAAAAACTGCTGAATGTTTGGTAGGAAATGCGAAGGTTGTTAAACTTGGTACCGAATTAAGTTTTGGAGATGGACAATTAAAAGCTATTTGTACACACGTTGGTGATGAAGGACTTAGAAATTTTGATCTAATATTTGACGGGATTTTTCTTGAAATCTTAGATGAACTTGGACAAATGCCTCTACCTCCATATATTCATGAACGTTTGGAAGATAAGGAACGTTACCAAACAGTATATTCTCGTGTAGAGGGAAGTGCGGCAGCACCAACTGCAGGACTTCATTTCACACCGGAATTACTGGATGCAATCCAAGCCAAGGGTATTACAATTGCGCCTGTTACACTCCACGTAGGGCTGGGTACATTTAGACCTGTTAAAGTTGATAATGTTTTAGAACATAAAATGCACAGCGAAGCGTATACAATGACTCAGGATACAGCAGATATTCTTAACACTGCTAAGAGAGAAGGACGTCGAATTATTGCGGTAGGAACTACTTCTGTTCGCACATTAGAAACTGTTATGTCTAAATATGGCACATTCAAAGAATGCCAAGGTAATAGTGAAATCTTTATTTATCCGGGTTATGAATGGAAAGCGGTTGATGCAATTATTACAAATTTCCACTTACCGAAATCAACATTAATTATGCTGGTAAGTGCATTTATGGGTAAAGAAGAAATTGATCATGCCTATAAACATGCTGTCGATTCAAAATACCGATTCTTCTCATTTGGAGACAGTATGTTCTTGAAGGCACGTAATATTAAGTAG